One Halarcobacter ebronensis genomic window carries:
- a CDS encoding tetratricopeptide repeat protein, with the protein MRINILAKISVILLLTISFSACEDKAVKETQTQEVKYKASLPMPESGNELRKMGIIDLWYDAKKDPIPAMKIGYAYSEKLHDYEKALEWFKYADSMIPLGENSYFACYSLQQLKRYNEAIIWCQKAIDLKWDKALYQLGTVYYKKNDFDNALKWFTKAYEKGEKIAVTSIGLSNEKLGNYKEAENWYKKGVKNSNQDSYHNIGRFYFYSVKNNLKASAYTIALIDTKYTKSSVLKVLQDEWNIPNETIKKGYELQLTSDDFPIKYKGKLNLE; encoded by the coding sequence ATGAGAATCAATATATTAGCTAAAATATCAGTCATACTACTATTAACAATTAGCTTTTCTGCTTGTGAGGATAAAGCTGTAAAAGAAACCCAAACACAAGAAGTAAAATATAAAGCAAGTTTACCTATGCCTGAATCAGGCAACGAACTTAGAAAAATGGGAATTATTGATTTATGGTATGATGCAAAAAAAGACCCCATCCCCGCAATGAAAATAGGATACGCTTATTCAGAAAAGCTACATGATTATGAGAAAGCCTTAGAATGGTTTAAATATGCTGATTCCATGATTCCCTTGGGTGAAAATTCTTATTTTGCTTGTTATTCCCTGCAACAATTAAAAAGATACAATGAAGCAATAATCTGGTGTCAAAAAGCTATCGATTTAAAATGGGATAAAGCTTTATATCAATTGGGAACGGTTTATTATAAAAAAAATGATTTTGATAATGCTTTAAAATGGTTTACTAAAGCATATGAAAAAGGTGAAAAGATAGCAGTAACTAGTATTGGTCTTTCAAATGAAAAATTAGGAAACTATAAAGAGGCAGAAAATTGGTATAAAAAAGGTGTTAAAAATAGTAATCAAGACTCTTATCATAACATTGGAAGGTTCTATTTTTATAGTGTTAAAAACAATCTAAAGGCCAGTGCTTATACAATTGCTCTAATTGATACTAAATATACAAAATCTTCAGTTTTAAAAGTTTTACAAGATGAATGGAATATCCCAAATGAAACAATAAAAAAAGGCTACGAACTTCAACTAACTTCTGATGATTTTCCTATTAAATATAAAGGGAAATTAAATTTAGAGTAA
- a CDS encoding tetratricopeptide repeat protein, protein MKKTIITISLIIYILVSFTACNDDSNKKEEIKSSLTIPEWDEKAKSTIDNYWSLWNDAKKDPMAATSIGYAYSEKLNDYEKAIEWYKYSNSMKPLPETSNYACYSYQQLKQYEEAIKWCEDAINMGSKDALTGLGYSYSKLKQYDNAIKWYKKAYENDDINAMINLGTVYLNKKDYKNSELWYKKAIEKNDYEAYQGIAKLYHDGFKDDIKASAYAIAVINTKYTKSSVLRLLKDDWNISKETIKKGYELQLTSDEFPIKYKGDLGL, encoded by the coding sequence ATGAAAAAAACAATAATAACTATATCTTTAATTATTTATATACTTGTATCTTTTACAGCGTGTAATGATGATAGTAATAAAAAAGAAGAAATAAAATCAAGTTTAACTATTCCAGAATGGGATGAAAAAGCAAAATCAACTATAGATAACTATTGGAGCCTATGGAATGATGCAAAAAAAGACCCAATGGCAGCGACAAGTATAGGTTATGCCTATTCAGAAAAATTAAATGACTATGAAAAAGCTATTGAATGGTACAAATACTCAAACTCTATGAAACCTCTTCCTGAAACTTCAAATTATGCTTGTTATTCTTATCAACAACTAAAACAATATGAAGAAGCTATAAAATGGTGTGAAGATGCAATTAATATGGGAAGTAAAGATGCTCTAACTGGATTAGGATATAGCTATTCAAAGCTAAAACAATATGATAATGCCATTAAGTGGTATAAAAAAGCTTATGAAAATGATGACATTAATGCAATGATAAATCTAGGTACAGTTTATTTAAATAAAAAAGATTATAAAAATTCTGAACTTTGGTACAAAAAAGCTATTGAAAAAAATGACTATGAAGCATATCAAGGTATTGCAAAACTATATCATGATGGATTTAAAGACGACATAAAAGCCTCAGCCTATGCAATTGCAGTTATCAATACAAAATATACTAAATCATCCGTACTTCGTCTTTTAAAAGATGATTGGAATATTTCAAAAGAGACAATAAAAAAAGGTTACGAACTTCAACTAACCTCAGATGAGTTTCCTATTAAATATAAAGGTGATTTAGGATTATGA